Proteins co-encoded in one Bacillus sp. FSL H8-0547 genomic window:
- a CDS encoding exonuclease SbcCD subunit D — translation MRILHTADWHLGRTLEGRSRLEEQAQFLDELSLIAADEKADAIIMAGDVFDTVNPPAAAEQLFYESISRLSDKGNRPVVVIAGNHDNPERVQAASPLADTQGIYLVGYPTADVLTIDVPSAGQTMAMAALAYPSEARLKEVLSDTHDEILLRNSYDERIRDLFAVMAGKFRKDTVNLAMSHIYVAGGSSTDSERPIEVGGAYTVAASSLPELAQYTALGHLHRPQTLKRASSVARYSGSPLAYSFSESGYAKSVTMVEADPGGQAQVSEILLSSGKPLVKWRAQEGLHQVHQWLDEGKDRLAWIDLEVHLKDTLSLEEIHRLRKSHPGFVHIRPVFEKNMNEEIRESRANLPIHELFTRFYEKQTGGAQPDGETMKLFLDMVHDESKDEEDRG, via the coding sequence ATGAGAATTCTGCACACAGCAGACTGGCATCTTGGAAGGACGCTTGAAGGAAGGAGCCGGCTTGAAGAGCAGGCCCAGTTTTTAGATGAGCTCTCCCTGATCGCCGCGGATGAAAAAGCGGATGCCATTATCATGGCCGGAGACGTATTTGACACAGTTAATCCGCCCGCAGCGGCTGAACAGCTGTTTTATGAGAGCATCTCAAGACTTTCGGACAAGGGAAACCGGCCTGTCGTTGTGATTGCAGGGAATCATGACAATCCGGAACGGGTTCAGGCTGCTTCGCCCCTTGCAGATACCCAGGGGATCTACTTGGTTGGCTACCCGACAGCGGATGTACTGACAATTGATGTGCCGTCTGCCGGCCAGACGATGGCCATGGCTGCTCTTGCCTATCCTTCTGAGGCAAGGCTTAAAGAGGTTCTTTCAGACACCCACGATGAAATACTGCTCCGCAACTCATATGACGAGCGGATCAGAGATTTGTTTGCCGTGATGGCGGGAAAGTTCAGAAAAGACACAGTGAATCTTGCGATGAGCCACATCTATGTCGCAGGCGGGAGCTCGACCGACTCAGAAAGGCCGATTGAAGTAGGCGGGGCATATACGGTCGCTGCCTCAAGCCTTCCGGAACTTGCTCAGTATACGGCGCTAGGCCACCTCCACCGTCCTCAAACGCTGAAGCGGGCGAGCTCTGTAGCCAGATATTCCGGCTCGCCGCTTGCCTACAGTTTTTCTGAATCTGGCTATGCGAAATCCGTCACGATGGTGGAGGCAGATCCTGGAGGACAGGCACAGGTATCCGAGATTCTCCTCTCAAGCGGAAAGCCTCTTGTGAAATGGAGAGCCCAGGAAGGTCTTCATCAGGTTCATCAGTGGCTGGATGAAGGGAAGGACAGGCTTGCCTGGATTGACCTTGAGGTGCACCTGAAGGATACTCTTTCCCTTGAGGAAATTCACAGGTTGAGAAAATCACATCCGGGCTTTGTTCATATTCGTCCGGTTTTTGAAAAGAACATGAACGAAGAAATCCGTGAAAGCAGGGCGAACCTGCCCATTCACGAGCTTTTTACGAGGTTTTATGAAAAACAGACCGGTGGGGCTCAGCCGGACGGGGAAACGATGAAACTTTTCCTTGATATGGTTCATGATGAGTCGAAAGATGAGGAGGACAGAGGATGA
- the addA gene encoding helicase-exonuclease AddAB subunit AddA, with protein sequence MMLQKPADSQWTDDQWKAIVSSGQDILVAAAAGSGKTAVLVERIIRKIISKENPVDVDGLLVATFTNASAAEMRNRIGEALDRALKENPSSLHLRRQLSLLNRAAISTLHSFCLNVVRKYYYLIDLDPGFRIADQTEGQLLIDEVLDDLFEEQYSIPDNERFFDLVDMYTTDRSDTDLQTLIRTLYDFSRSHPNPEGWLYGLLDMYGGEEPLENLPFFPYLAEDISMQLTSSLEKLKRALALTEKPGGPAPRAENLTDDIRQVQGLLEVKGSWHDLAEKIKLISFSRAKACRGAEYSKELLEQATSLRNSAKKQIEQLQEELFARSYESHMNDLKELKPVIETLIGLVHQFGIRFDEMKKQKGIVDFSDLEHYCLQILGVPDEHGRLQPGEAALDYRQQFEEVLVDEYQDTNLVQETILKLVSKSGPGNLFMVGDVKQSIYRFRLAEPFLFLSKYKTFGKDDHAQDGLRIDLSKNFRSRAEVIDGTNFLFKQVMGEKVGEVAYDEAAELKLGASYPESETMSAELLLVDRGKEESDDASEEDVFAAEDLETVQLEARVMAKKIREMVQTKYQIYDRKLGGTRNITYKDIVVLLRSMPWAPQIMEEFKQEGIPVYANLSGGYFEAAEVAVMMSLLKVIDNPYQDVPLASVLRSPVAGLGTNELAVIRTYSKKGTYFEALKVFLSEAQGSDAALRDQLQVFYDQLQEWRERARMGSVSELIWQLYRDTKFFNYVGGMPGGKQRQANLRALYDRARQYEATSFRGLFRFLRFIERMQERGDDLGAARALGEQEDVVRLMTIHSSKGLEFPVVFTAGLARQFNMMDMNKKYLLDKELGFATKLIKPSLRISYPTLALSAMKKKMKIELLSEELRVLYVALTRAKEKLFLIGTVKDAAKSLSDWQTALGQEDWLLPDFERAQAKSYLDWIGPALVRHKDAELLREQAEGAQHLLTHPSRWLISMVKETDLYDIRAEEKKYDEDMLTALKNLEPIAEQSAYRDQIEKQLSWVYPHQFASVCRSKQSVSEVKRQQETRDEFSDIRILENQKDTYMFDRPKFMQKKTLTAAEKGTAMHAVMQQLNVREPVTKENTALKVNELVEKEILTRAQADSINIAAIVHFFETDIGMRLQKADRIEREVPFSYALPAEELYEAASGEQVLIQGVIDCLFEDEEGVVLLDYKTDAIHGKFPGGFEDAKPVLARRYSVQLDLYGKAIEKITKKPLSSKVLYFFDGGHVLEM encoded by the coding sequence GCAGCTGAAATGAGAAACCGGATCGGCGAAGCGCTTGACAGGGCGCTGAAGGAAAATCCATCATCCCTGCATTTAAGACGCCAGCTTTCACTGCTGAACAGGGCTGCCATTTCCACCTTGCATTCGTTCTGCTTAAACGTTGTAAGAAAGTATTATTATTTGATCGACCTTGATCCCGGGTTCCGGATTGCCGATCAGACGGAAGGCCAGCTGCTGATCGATGAAGTGCTTGATGATCTGTTTGAAGAGCAGTACAGCATCCCCGATAACGAGCGGTTTTTTGACCTTGTTGATATGTATACAACAGACAGAAGCGATACGGATCTTCAGACACTGATCCGGACGCTGTATGATTTTTCCCGCTCTCATCCGAATCCTGAAGGGTGGCTTTATGGGCTGCTGGATATGTACGGCGGAGAAGAACCGCTTGAAAACCTGCCGTTCTTCCCGTATCTTGCTGAAGACATCTCGATGCAGCTTACGAGCAGTCTCGAAAAGCTGAAACGGGCGCTTGCCCTGACTGAAAAGCCCGGAGGTCCGGCACCGAGAGCTGAAAATCTGACAGATGACATCAGACAGGTTCAGGGGCTGCTTGAGGTGAAAGGGTCGTGGCACGATCTTGCTGAGAAAATCAAGCTGATTTCTTTCTCCCGCGCCAAGGCATGCAGAGGGGCTGAATACAGCAAAGAGCTGCTTGAACAGGCGACATCGCTCCGCAATTCCGCAAAAAAGCAGATTGAACAGCTGCAGGAAGAATTGTTTGCGCGCTCTTATGAAAGCCACATGAACGACCTTAAGGAACTGAAGCCTGTCATAGAAACACTGATTGGGCTTGTTCATCAGTTCGGAATCCGTTTTGACGAGATGAAAAAACAAAAAGGCATCGTTGATTTCTCGGACCTTGAGCACTATTGCCTGCAGATTCTCGGTGTTCCAGATGAGCACGGCCGTCTGCAGCCGGGCGAAGCTGCCCTTGATTACAGACAGCAGTTTGAAGAGGTGCTTGTTGATGAATACCAGGACACAAACCTTGTTCAGGAAACGATTCTGAAGCTTGTTTCAAAAAGCGGGCCGGGAAACCTCTTTATGGTCGGCGATGTCAAGCAGTCCATTTACCGTTTCCGCCTTGCAGAGCCGTTTCTGTTTTTAAGCAAATACAAGACATTCGGCAAAGACGATCACGCACAGGACGGTCTGAGAATTGACCTGTCAAAAAATTTCAGAAGCCGTGCGGAAGTGATAGACGGCACCAATTTTCTCTTTAAACAGGTGATGGGAGAAAAAGTGGGAGAGGTCGCCTATGACGAAGCCGCTGAGCTGAAGCTTGGCGCGTCCTACCCGGAGTCTGAAACGATGAGTGCGGAACTTCTGCTTGTGGACCGAGGAAAAGAAGAATCAGATGATGCTTCTGAAGAAGATGTTTTTGCTGCAGAGGATTTGGAAACCGTTCAGCTTGAAGCAAGAGTGATGGCCAAAAAAATCCGGGAAATGGTTCAGACAAAATATCAGATCTATGACCGAAAGCTTGGAGGCACGCGAAATATCACATACAAAGATATTGTCGTGCTTCTCCGTTCCATGCCGTGGGCACCGCAGATCATGGAAGAGTTTAAGCAGGAAGGAATTCCTGTCTATGCGAATCTCTCAGGCGGTTATTTTGAAGCGGCGGAGGTAGCTGTCATGATGTCGCTGCTGAAGGTCATCGATAACCCGTATCAGGATGTTCCTCTGGCGTCTGTTTTAAGGTCTCCTGTTGCGGGCCTTGGCACGAACGAACTTGCTGTTATCCGCACCTATTCAAAAAAGGGCACTTATTTTGAGGCGCTGAAGGTGTTTCTTTCTGAAGCTCAGGGCTCTGATGCGGCTTTAAGAGATCAGCTTCAAGTATTTTATGATCAGCTCCAGGAGTGGAGAGAACGGGCGCGGATGGGCTCTGTTTCAGAGCTGATCTGGCAGCTGTACAGAGATACAAAGTTCTTTAACTACGTCGGCGGCATGCCGGGCGGAAAGCAGCGCCAGGCCAATCTGCGTGCCCTTTATGACAGGGCAAGACAGTATGAAGCGACTTCGTTCAGGGGACTGTTCCGGTTTCTGCGCTTTATTGAACGGATGCAGGAGCGCGGAGATGATCTCGGTGCAGCAAGGGCACTCGGCGAGCAGGAGGATGTTGTCAGGCTGATGACCATCCACAGCAGCAAAGGGCTAGAGTTCCCGGTGGTCTTTACTGCCGGGCTCGCAAGACAGTTTAATATGATGGATATGAACAAAAAGTATTTGCTGGATAAAGAGCTTGGCTTTGCCACGAAGCTGATTAAACCATCACTCAGAATCAGCTATCCGACGCTTGCGCTTTCAGCCATGAAGAAAAAAATGAAGATTGAGCTGCTTTCAGAAGAGCTCAGAGTCTTGTATGTTGCGCTTACCCGTGCAAAGGAAAAGCTCTTTTTAATCGGAACAGTTAAAGATGCAGCAAAATCTCTTTCAGACTGGCAGACAGCGCTGGGTCAGGAAGATTGGCTGCTGCCTGATTTTGAACGGGCGCAGGCAAAGTCCTACCTGGACTGGATCGGGCCGGCGCTTGTCCGCCACAAAGACGCAGAACTGTTGAGAGAACAGGCTGAAGGGGCTCAGCATCTGCTTACACATCCTTCCAGATGGTTAATCTCCATGGTGAAAGAAACGGACCTTTACGATATCCGGGCAGAAGAAAAGAAATATGATGAGGACATGCTCACAGCCTTGAAAAATCTGGAGCCAATCGCAGAGCAGTCAGCATACCGCGATCAGATTGAAAAGCAGCTCTCATGGGTCTATCCTCATCAGTTCGCCTCTGTGTGCAGATCCAAGCAGTCCGTTTCAGAAGTGAAGAGGCAGCAGGAAACGCGGGATGAATTCAGCGACATCCGGATTCTCGAAAATCAGAAGGATACGTATATGTTTGACCGCCCTAAATTCATGCAGAAGAAAACTCTCACAGCAGCCGAAAAAGGGACAGCCATGCATGCCGTCATGCAGCAGCTGAATGTCAGAGAGCCTGTGACGAAAGAAAATACTGCATTGAAAGTAAACGAGCTTGTTGAAAAAGAAATTTTGACAAGAGCGCAGGCGGACAGCATCAATATTGCTGCCATTGTCCATTTTTTTGAAACAGATATCGGCATGCGCCTTCAAAAAGCAGACCGCATCGAACGGGAAGTGCCCTTCAGCTATGCCCTGCCGGCTGAAGAGCTGTACGAGGCAGCAAGCGGTGAACAGGTGCTTATCCAGGGGGTTATTGACTGTCTGTTTGAAGACGAAGAAGGAGTCGTGCTGCTTGATTACAAGACAGATGCTATTCACGGGAAATTTCCGGGAGGCTTCGAGGATGCAAAGCCTGTCCTTGCACGCCGCTACAGCGTGCAGCTTGACCTCTACGGCAAAGCCATTGAAAAAATAACGAAAAAACCGCTCTCTTCAAAGGTGCTGTATTTCTTTGACGGAGGGCATGTGCTGGAAATGTAA